In Salvia miltiorrhiza cultivar Shanhuang (shh) chromosome 4, IMPLAD_Smil_shh, whole genome shotgun sequence, the DNA window TCGAGGGCAGTTAAGAACGCTTGCTGCTTTGATGCATCCAAGAGAGCATATGAGACCGAGTCCCTCGGGCCAGATGTTGATCTTTGTCGTCTAGAAAATGACTTCTGGGATACCTGTACAAGAAATCAAATGTTAAGAAGATGGGATTCATAAACGTGTAAGCTCTACGTTGCTGCAAGGGCATAGTAGGATCTGTGAAAGGCAAGACGGATGAAAGTGAATTTGGTTCTAATGGAAGTTCAGACTGCTAACAGCTGAAGTTAAATCTACGAAAATCAAATCTATGTATAAATGTAACATGAAAGATGAAACTAAGGAACTCACAGATTGCAAGATTTTTTGCAACTTGTCCCGAGTTGTTGATGACTTGAAAACACCGATCAAGCAGACGGGAACTTTCTCGCCACAGATGTTGTCAAAATTTGAAGTGGTAAGCAATGGTATGCCTGATTCGCTAGGATCCTTTCGGACAGAAGCCTTCTTATTCTTTTTCTCGAAATTTTCAAGCAAGCCACTGAGCTCTTGAATTGAAGACTTCAGGTCTTTTACGGATATACCagacttgagaatttctttcTCCCCATTCGACAGCCAACCAACGATGGCTGGAAGCGAATCAATGCCCAATTTTCTCAAAGACGGGTCTGAGGCATCACGAACCTGTAAATTAGCAAAACCAACATCATTAATCCATTTAAAGAAATAAGGAGTGCAAGTGTACGCGAACATCTCAGAAACACAAAGTAACATATCTTCATGTATCTTTCTATAGCTAAAGTACCTCAGCATCGTAGAATGAGAAACGCTTGTGATATAAGCCACTTATTGTTCGCCAGATAACAGGAGTGCTTTTCTTAGTAGACAAAAGCAACACTTTGGGTAACCTTCCACCTTCAGATGCAGCATCAAATCTATCCAAGTTGATCCGGTTTGAGAATCTGGGTAAATGGTCTTGACAAAAACTTTTGAGGGATCTTACATCCAAGTCGCCACCATACTCCACCAAAGAAGCTTTTTCACCAGATGCATATGAGTAGACAATAATTTTAGGTTCTCTGCGATGGTATAAACCAAGCTCCTTGCACAAGGATGTCTCAGATCCACAATTTATACTTCCAACCTGCACAAGAGAACCCATAAACCTGAGCACACGTGAAGTATTTAACTACAAGGCCTAGTGCAGTAGAAAATGACCAAATACCTTCAATGCTCCCAGAAGTGAGTTGCCAACTTCCTCTATAACAGATTCATAAATTTGGATCTCCTGTATATTGGATGAGTGAACTAATAAGAGCCATGTCATCCCCTTATCAACTATCTCTTTCCTGTAGAGCTGGGAGTTCACAGATGGTATGCTCTTCGATGATTGTCTATTCCCCTGCTTTGACCTGCCTGAGCTGCCAAAACCACCAAACTGGCTGCCTCCTCCCATACCCCCaccaaaaaaattagaaaatatgtCACCCATGTCAAAACCACCGCCAGAACCAGGACCTCCaaatgagaatgagaatgatTTTGAGCCTTCTTGTCCGCCCATATTCTGCCAGTCACCTGGTGTGAAACTGAACCCACTTTGTCCTGGTCCACCACTAGTGAAATAGGAATACCCGCCTTGCTGTCTAGGGTCTCCAGCATCAAATCCCGGATTACCTTTCTCATCCCCATAGAGATCATAATTCTTTCTTTTCTGCTCATCAGATAAGATGTCATATGCTGAAAACAAGTGAAGAAGCGTCAGGACGTGttgtaaaaaaattcaaacggcATGACTTGGAATCCAAGAGAGATTAAGCATCTAAAGAAAGCAGGAAATAAGGAAAGGTCAGATTTTCCACAGCTACCCCAACTTGAGAAGATATATGAACTATAAAATAACTTCCCTAGAATCTTGCTGTTACATGGCACACAAACGAGACTAAAGCACCTCAAGTCAAAATGAAGATTACAATTAACCCAAATATTCATGTTAAACGTAGAGTTTAATTGGCTATTTTGCTTCGAAGATAAAAGGAAATCTGAAACAAGAACTTGCTTATTTGATTGTTTCAGTCCCAGACAACTTCCACAATCACATTCCTTTGACGTTCGGTTAAACTAAATTGAAGACTATAAAATATGCAATATCCATCATGAAGGTGTGCTTGGACAAATTTTTAGGACCGAATGTTCTTGTATGGATGATTGTTCGCTCACATCGAACATCGATGAAGATAAAATACCTCAGCAAGATCATCAAGCAAACTGACCCTTCCCCTtccccacaaaaaaaaaaaaaaaaaaagaacaacgCAGAAGCCTAAAATTAAGAAGATGTGAAGTGTATACCATTATTGATCTCTGCAAATTTTTCTTGGGCACCCTTATTCTTGTTTTTGTCAGGATGATATTGCAGAGATAACCTGGAAAACAAATGCATACAAGATTTGTCAATGAATAATTAACAATACAAAAACCATATTCCATCTGAATCTTGCAAAGTACACATACTTGTGAAAGGCTTTCTGAATTTCTCGGTTACACGCATTTCGATCAACCCCAAGCACCTGACAAAGGATTCAATTGTTAGAaggcaaataaaaaaaatatacagtgCTTGCTCAGAAGCAGAACATAAATCTAACAAGCGCTAAATCAAAATAAGAATCCCCTGTTGTACCATTCATATATTCCTGCAGCTAGCACAAGTAGCTAGTCATCAAAACATAGTCAGAACTCCTTTTCGTTCTTTGCAATATTAAAATTGTAATCCTATATAGAAAAACAATCCCTAATAGCTCTCTAATTTGGAGTGTACCTAATAATCAACCATGGAACATCATCCGGCACATTGTGCAAAAGCGTGAAAATTCCCTCTGCATTCTGATGTTGCTACACATAACACAATCTTTCCACACAAATGTCAAGGTTTTACACTGTTAAACTGTGGCACCTTCTCCCCCTCCCCATTTCTATTCGAACGTCAAGCAACGACTAGCACCAAATGAATTATTCAAACTACAAAGAAAATGTACGCTAAAAAATCTTTTCCAAAAGACCTACTGTGCCCTATTCCCATACATACATTCACGTGACTCATCGAAGAAGCCGATCATACATTTTTCGCACTACAAATTCCCTTACTAGGCAAAAAAACATGTCGCATTACAATGCAAAATTCTACAGAGGTAACTAAAACTCGTCCTAAAAAGCTTTCTCTCCGTCAATTTAGCCCTAAATCATCAAAAACGCAAGCCCTGCCgttggtggtggtggagtagcATCGTTACCTTATAGGGGTCGGTTTTCTTGGATTCTACGCAGAGAAGAAACATAATTCCGGCGGCAATCAGCGGTAATGCGAATCGGTTCTTCATGTTTTGTTCCTCAAATTCTTGCAACCAACAACGAGTTTCacttcatcaaaaaaaaattcaaaatttaggAGTTTTATGGATGGTGAGGGGCCCCAGAATTAATAGGTTGCGGGAGGGGAGGGGAAAAATCCAGATTGTTCGGCCTCTTCGCTGACGTGGCACTCGCTGAATGCCGCCACGAGCTCTCAGCCAATAGGATTCAAGAGCTGCTTATACAATTGGGAAGAATGGCGTCAGAGGATAGATACCCCGCGAAGCTTTGTTGCAATTGCAATTAGTGACGTGTCAATAATGATTAATAAAACTCCAAGcgtaaaaatagaaatagaaataatttataaaatctatatctatatatataaaataaaagtatatataaagtaaaataaattctatcctatatggcgtcgtataatcactccattccaattttcctcaattctcattcattcttattttttaaaaacttttaatcaacaaatttcgaTAAACATAATCAAATTATGATGATTGTTAGTTCGTTGATTTTTAGTTCATTATAATCGAAAAGGTTATTTTTTGTGTTAGACACAAATCCATTCATACTTATCTATTTttatacattttaattttataaaagacATAATCGAAAAGGTTATTTTTTTGTGTTAGACACAAATccattcatacattttaattttataaaagacATAATGGAAAAggttatttttttatgttagaCACAAATCCATTCATACTTATCAattttcatacattttaattttataaaagacCATGTTTTCTTTGAATAAGACAATGCtagaattaataaaaagaaaaacacaaaaacttaggtacaaccgggtgtaccgtacaatcgggttgacccgcacccaaaatagtgttatttataaggtTCGGGTCAGGATACGGATTCGGATCAGGATGAGGGTCAGGGTCTAAGTGAGGGCgtgcaacccgattgtacggtacacccgattgtacccaagaccacctcaaaGGAAAATGACACCACTAATAAATTTGACTGATAATACAAATTCTATACAACGAATAAAACTATATATCTACATGaaactttattattatataattttatgatATTCTATTTCATTCAAACATATAATAATTAACATCAACACCTAAATTTTCGCAAGGGATAACTTATTCGAACCTATTAACCTGAAGACTAAACtgttaaaataatgaattaacatCAACCTATTAACAAGGGATGACTTATTCGAACCtatcatcttcatctctttctcttgattttaattattaacaTGTATTTGATCAACATCATAATTATTAACAAATTATAGATAGACTCAAATATAGATAAATCCTATCAAAAGTATAATTCTTTGTCAAATTGATAATCTTATATttcatctatatataaaaaggtgtataattaattttatttctttaaccTCAACTATTCTCATCGGTTGGCAAGTTTTTTATGCTTATAGATTGTTTCTTCACTTAAATGTATTTTATGCATGAACTGATAGGAATAGGTTTGATATTGGAAAATTGCACCGCAGAGAACTGATTGTTCTTCTTCTCAAGTTTATTCTCGTGCTCTTCACTGATCCACGCGACACAGCTGAGCTCTCTAATTtcagttatttattttttggattCTATCTTTATCAGTAGGATTTTTGGTTTGTGTAATCAAATTGTGGGAAAATGGGCTTTGATTGTGTGTATTATTGGTCGATTTTATTGCTTTAGCAAGTTTTAAGactcgatttttttattttttatttttaaaaaaattcattgcCAAATCCACATCTTTCTGATTACTTTTTGAAAATTGAGGTTCTATTTTGTGCGATATGATATTTAGatcatgatttatttaattaggcCTTGAGGTTTCAATGGGCAATAATACTTTAATAAGCTTTATGACCCATGTTTCTTTGAGATTCATATAGAGTTCTGCTGTTGCAATGAGTTGTATCTTATCCTAGCTATTTCTTTCACTCTAATGATTGTATTGCAAGTTCAGTAAGAACGGAGAGTATTTTGTTTTAGATTATGTAACTTTTGTAACTCATGTGAATAATAGCATAATATTTGATAATTGATTTACTTACTCTAAATATAGGAAATGTCGACGAATAATGAAGCTATTCGTTTGAATGCCATCAATCAAAAAATACGAAATAAAAATGCGGTGGTCGGAATTTTGTGCTTATGAATGCGTAAGTCTTATCATagttttattgaataaatagttttgtaaaattattaattttcaatttatactaTCCAATAGCATATTTTTATTATGTAGGGCTACAAAATTCAAGCATCCGTCTCAATAGGGTTCAAGAAAAAGTTTCATGAGTTTCTTAAAGAGGGACAAATAACAGTTATTAAAAACTTTCAAGTACTGAAAAACAAGCCTAACTTTCAGCATGCAAAAATCAATCATGAGTGGAAAATCGATTTTAGCGTTTCTGAATCAACTGAATACCCGAATATTACTGAGAATGAATTTGATTTCATCCATTTTTCGAAATGTCCATTCACATGATCCAGAATTGGTATTGTGtaagtataatatattatagaaaaaaattattttattctataatttcCTAATATTAGTTTTAATTTTGGATTTAAATTACATTTTGTAGATATTCTTGGGGAggtaaaaactgaaaaaatatTGCGATAGATTGTGTATAAATGAAGCATGGCAAAGCTAAGAAGTGTGACATAACATTGGCTGATTCAGAGTAAGTTTCTAAATTCTTCGTTGAATaatgattaatattttttattttatttttaattatgttattaattatatatgtaacaaTGGCACACGAGTAATTTGCGTATTGTGGGGATCATATGCCGATGAACTCAAAATATTCATGGAAAGCATATCAAGCGAGGATAAAGAACCAGTAGTGATAGATTTACAATTTActatgttatcaacattcagAGTTTCATATGTTATTAATCATTTACAATAttcatttattaatatataactaaattaaCTTTACAAAGCTTTGCTAATAATTTAAATGTTATTTTAGGTGTAGCCAAAGTTTCCACGATGAAGCACCCAACCAGATTTTTTATCAGCCCTGATATTCAAG includes these proteins:
- the LOC131022311 gene encoding dnaJ protein ERDJ3A, which produces MKNRFALPLIAAGIMFLLCVESKKTDPYKVLGVDRNACNREIQKAFHKLSLQYHPDKNKNKGAQEKFAEINNAYDILSDEQKRKNYDLYGDEKGNPGFDAGDPRQQGGYSYFTSGGPGQSGFSFTPGDWQNMGGQEGSKSFSFSFGGPGSGGGFDMGDIFSNFFGGGMGGGSQFGGFGSSGRSKQGNRQSSKSIPSVNSQLYRKEIVDKGMTWLLLVHSSNIQEIQIYESVIEEVGNSLLGALKVGSINCGSETSLCKELGLYHRREPKIIVYSYASGEKASLVEYGGDLDVRSLKSFCQDHLPRFSNRINLDRFDAASEGGRLPKVLLLSTKKSTPVIWRTISGLYHKRFSFYDAEVRDASDPSLRKLGIDSLPAIVGWLSNGEKEILKSGISVKDLKSSIQELSGLLENFEKKNKKASVRKDPSESGIPLLTTSNFDNICGEKVPVCLIGVFKSSTTRDKLQKILQSVSQKSFSRRQRSTSGPRDSVSYALLDASKQQAFLTALDKTGFKSSEKLLLAYKPKRGTYAASQGEITEEAVESFVSSVLNGDVQFSKARQKPTLK